A genomic region of bacterium contains the following coding sequences:
- a CDS encoding HNH endonuclease produces MEQIRVLVLNRTFEPINVCNARRAIRMMVLGKAETLAVDGVQVRSEHMEVRVPVVIRLLRYVKVRRYGRVPFSKKNIYRRDVFTCQYCGQTGGQLTIDHIVPRSRGGKTTWENVVCCCRPCNTRKGNHFLDEIGMGLVRLPGKPQFSCPEWMSPHLLGDIHTGWEKYIHPIRT; encoded by the coding sequence ATGGAGCAGATTCGGGTTTTGGTGCTGAATCGGACGTTCGAGCCGATCAACGTCTGCAATGCGCGGCGGGCCATCCGCATGATGGTCCTCGGAAAGGCGGAGACCCTCGCGGTCGACGGCGTGCAGGTGCGGAGCGAGCACATGGAAGTTCGCGTGCCGGTTGTGATTCGGCTTCTTCGGTACGTGAAGGTCCGCCGGTACGGAAGGGTGCCCTTCAGCAAGAAGAACATTTACCGGCGCGATGTTTTCACCTGCCAGTACTGCGGCCAGACCGGCGGTCAGCTCACCATCGATCACATCGTGCCCCGGTCCCGGGGCGGGAAAACCACGTGGGAGAATGTGGTCTGCTGCTGCCGCCCGTGCAACACCCGGAAGGGGAACCACTTCCTGGACGAGATCGGAATGGGGCTGGTGCGCCTTCCCGGAAAGCCGCAGTTCTCCTGTCCCGAGTGGATGAGTCCCCACTTGCTGGGGGATATCCACACTGGCTGGGAAAAATATATCCATCC